The sequence TCTCGATATCGTCGAAGTCGACCAAAGCTTCGACGCGCGCTTTTCGGCCATCCGCCGCCACTATCTCTATCGCATCATCGCCCGCCGCGCGCCGCTTGCATTAGAAGCCGGACGTGCCTGGTGGGTGCCAAAGGATATGGATCACGAGGTCATGCATGCCGCGGCCCAGACCCTGGTGGGGCGGCATGATTTCACCACCTTTCGCTCGGCGCATTGCCAGGCAAACAGCCCGGTGCGCACGCTCGACCGGCTGGATGTGACGCGTAGCGGCGAGCTCATCGAGATCCGTGCCACGGCGCAAAGCTTCCTGCACAATCAGATCCGTTCTTTCGCCGGCACGCTGAAGCTTGCCGGCGAGGGTAAATGGACGTCAGACGATGTACGCGCGGCGCTCGAGGCAAAGGATCGCAAGGCCTGCGGCCCCGTCGCCCCGCCGGATGGGCTCTATTTCATGCAGGTGGATTATCGTGACGGTGCCGGTTTGCCCCTCGCGGGGGAAAATGCCGACGACGGCGAGGATCTGTCGTAATCCGCTACGATTACCTCAAATTGGCGGATAGACGCCGAGGAAGCGTTGCAGGAAATCCGTGAGCAGCATGGTCGGGATCAGCAGCACCAGCGTCAGCGTGCCGATGAAGAGCGGATGCGTGCCGCAGATCATCCTCAGAATGCGCGCCAGCGCAAAGATGGTCGCCATGGTGAGAACCAACGATAGAAGCGCTGCCAAACCTTTTGAAGCCGGGACAAAGACAATCATCGCAACGAGAAGTGCGTTCAAATAATTTGCCGGCACGAACAGCCAATTTACGGTAACGACGATCGGCGTAAACTTATCGCCGAAGCGGAAGACCAGAAGCAGCACGCCTGCGAGAATGGGCGGGATCAGCCAATTCGCCGCCTCGACCAGCGCCAGCCTCAGGAAAAAGGCGAGGCCCGTCGCTGTTTCCGGCGGCATGGCACGCAGATAGGCCTGCTGCCACCACAGCCAGGAAATGCCGATCGAGGGAAGGCTCCAGAAAATCGCCCAGAAGGAGCGCAGCATGCCGCGATCCGAAATATCCAGATACTGGAATCCGCGTGCATCCATCCGGATCAGCAGCCACAGGCCGGACAGGTAATACTGGACTTCCTTAAAGCTCGGCATTCTCGAACCAGCGCTGGATGAAGGTCTGGTAGATCTCGGTCAGCGTTTCGAGATCCGAGAGCGCCACGCGCTCGTCGACCATATGCATGGTCTGGCCGACAAGCCCGAATTCCACGACAGGGCAATAGTCCTTGATGAAGCGCGCATCGGACGTGCCGCCGGTGGTCGACAGCGCCGGCCTTTGAGCGGTGACGTTCTCGACGGCCGCGGAGAGCGAGGCGATCAGCGCATTGTTGCGCGTCAGAAAGACCTGGCTCGGACGCTCCGACCAGACGATGTCGTATTTCGCCGGCGAACGCCCGGGGCGCAATGTCTGGTCGGCGGCCGCCGCATCCAGGCGTGCCACGATTTCGGCCTTCAGCGTATCGGCCGTCCAGGTGTCGTTGAAGCGGATGTTGAAGGCAGCGGTCGCCTTGGCGGGAATGACGTTAGTGGCGGTATTGCCGACGTCGATCGTCGTCACTTCGAGGTTCGACGGCTGGAAATTGTCCGTACCGGCATCGAAAGGCGGGTCGAGCAGCGCTTCCGTCAGCTTGATGATGCTGCGCACCGGATTGTCGGCAAGGTGCGGATAGGCGGCGTGGCCCTGAACGCCGTGAACGGTAATGGTGCCGGAGATCGAGCCGCGACGGCCGATCTTGATCATGTCGCCGAGCCGGTCCGGGTTGGTCGGTTCGCCGACGAGCGAGGCATCCCATGTTTCGCCGCGCTCTGCCGCCCATTGCAGCAGCTTGACCGTGCCGTTGATCGCCGGTCCCTCTTCATCGCCTGTTATCAGGAAGGAGATCGAGCCGGCGGGCTTGCCGTGTTTCTCGATATGACGCGCGACAGCGGCGACGAAACAGGCGATGCCGCCCTTCATATCGACGGCGCCGCGGCCGAAAAGCTCGCCATCGGCGATTTCGGCGGCAAAGGGCGGATGGCTCCACGAAGTGGCGTCACCGACGGGCACGACATCCGTATGCCCGGCAAACATCAGATGCGGCCCGTCGGTGCCGAGCCGCGCATAGAGGTTTTCGATATCGGGCGTTCCAGGCTCGCTCGCGGTCATGCGCTCGACCTTGAAACCGAGCGGTGCCAGCATGTCGGCAAGCGCGGTCAGCGTGCCGCCTTCGGCCGGGGTGACGGAGGCGCAGCGGATCAGGGTCTGCAGATTCGTGATGGGATTCGTAACGGTCATCGGAGGCAACTTATCCGGCGGGAAATGGCAAAGCGATGGCAAAGGATCGGTGACGACTCGAAAATCCTTGCCGCGATTCCAGCAATCGCACAGGCATGTTCACCCGGCAAGCATGAGGGAAGCGCGATATGGCAACCGCGCTTCCGAAATTTTGCGAAATCAGTCGCGCAGCAGCTCGTTGATGCCGGTCTTGGAGCGGGTCTTTTCATCGACGCGCTTGACGATGACGGCGCAATAGAGGCTCGGAGCCGGCTGGCCGTTCGCCATGGTGTTGCCGCTCGGCAGGGCGCCGGCGACGACGACCGAGTAGGGCGGAACTTCGCCATAGGTGATCTCGCCGGTGGCGCGATCGACGATCTTGGTGGACTTGCCGATGAAGACGCCCATGCCGAGAACCGAACCTTCGCGGACGATGCAGCCTTCGACGACTTCGGAGCGTGCGCCGATGAAGCAATTGTCTTCGATGATGGTCGGGCCGGCCTGCATCGGCTCCAGCACGCCGCCGATGCCGACGCCGCCCGAGAGATGCACATGCTTGCCGATCTGGGCGCAGGAGCCGACGGTCGCCCAGGTATCGACCATGGTGCCTTCGCCGACATGAGCGCCGAGATTGACGAAGGACGGCATCAGGATGGCGTTCGGAGCGATATAGGCGGAGTGACGCACGACGGCGTTCGGCACGGCGCGGAAGCCGGCTTCGCGGAAGCGGTTTTCACCCCAGCCTTCGAATTTCGAGGGAACCTTGTCCCACCAGGTGGCGCCGCCGGAACCGCCTTCGACGATCTTCATGTCGCTCAGGCGGAAGGAGAGCAGAACCGCTTTCTTGAGCCACTGGTTGACGGTCCAGTTACCATCAGCACCGCGCTCGGCCACACGAACCTTGCCGCTATCGAGAAGATTGAGCGCCGTTTCGACGGCATCGCGGACTTCGCCGCGCGTCGACGTGTTCACATTGTCGCGATTGTCGAAGGCAGCCTCGATGGACTTTTCGAGGGAGGCGAGGTCGGTAGCGCTCATGGGAATTCCTTGCAACGTCAGGGCCTATCGTGATTTCCGGATAAAGGTCCGGAAGCGGTCGATTGGTCCTATAGCATGGATGCCGAAAATGGAATGTCTTTTCCGCGCCGATTGAGCTTGGATTCAAGGCGTTGTAGGGGCATATGCAAGAGCTTGGGCATTCCTGTCTGCGGGCGGGAAAGGCCCGTCGTGATCGATTTGAAAGGCATGAGTAGATGAGCAAGGGCAAGAACGGCAGGCTGCGGCGCAAGGATGGGGTCTGGGACCCGTTGAAGACGAGTTCGGCGGACAAGCAGCGAGCCGAGTCGGTGCCGCGCACGCCGCAGTCCATGTCGCCTTCCTACCGGCTCGCCTATGCGGACGAGGATTTCCTGTGCCGCGAGGAGCTGCGGCCGATCCGCCTGCAGCTGGAACTGCTGAAGACCGAAATGTCGCTGACCGAGCGCGGCATCAAATCGACCGTCGTCATGTTCGGCGGCGCGCGCATTCCCGCCCCCGGCACCAATGCCTGGGCCGCTCGCAACGAGGTGCAGCGCGCCAATCTCGAAGCGGCATCGGTCTACTACGAAGAGGCGCGCAAGTTCGCCCGGCTTTGCTCGCGATATTCCGCCGGCTTCGACTTCCATGAATATGTCGTCGTCACCGGCGGTGGTCCCGGCGTGATGGAAGCGGGCAATCGCGGCGCGGCAGAAGAAGGGGCTCCCTCGATCGGCCTCAACATCGTGTTGCCGCACGAGCAGGCGCCGAATGCCTATGTGACGCCGGAGCTCAGCTTCAACTTCCATTATTTCGCGATCCGCAAGATGCACTTCATGGTGCGCGCCAAGGCGATCGCGGTGTTCCCCGGCGGCTTCGGCACGCTCGACGAGCTGTTCGAATGCCTGACGCTCATCCAGACCGGCCGCATGGAGCGCCTGCCGCTTATTCTCTTCGGCGAAAAATTCTGGCGCAACATCATCAATTTCGAGGCGCTGGCCGAGTTCGGCACCATCGCGCCTGACGATGTGAACCTCATCAGCTTCGTCGATACCGCCGACGAAGCCTGGAAGATCGTTGCCGATTTCTACGAACACGACAACGGTCACTGAAAACCGAAAGCCCGCCATCGCTTGGGCGAGGGCGGGCTTTCGTTTGTGGACTATTGCCGGAGCGATCGGCTTAGAGCAGCGGGCGGCCCGGCATGTCGTCCAGGTTGACAACGCCATCGTGGTTGCGGTCCAGTCGGTCGAATAGCTTGTTCACGGCGTCTTCGGCCTCTTTCTTGCTGATCTGTCCGCTTTGATCGGTATCGGCAAAGCGGAAGATCATCGCTTCATGCATGAAGCGGCCATGCGGTCTGTAATGGCGATTGCCTTCGCCGCCCTTGTCGTTGTCATTGTCGTTTTGAGCCTGGTCGGCCGGCGCCTGATTACCCTGGGCCTGATTACCCCCCGCCTGATTGCTTTGTGCCTGGTCGCCGCCTTGCGCCTGGCCATTTTGAGCCTGATCGCCATCGGCCTTGGCGTGTTCGGCCCGCCACTGCTTCATCTGCTCCTGGCGGTAGGCGCGATACTCGCCGGGGGTGATTTCGCCGTCGTGGTTGACGTCGATCTGGTCGAAGATCTTGTCGACGCCTGCCTTGACCTCATCCTTGGTGAGCTTCGTGTCACCGGGATTGCCGAATTCCTTCAGCATGCGCACGTAAAGGACTTCGGGCGAAATATGCGGTCTGTGCCAGCGGCCGTGATGATGATGCCTGTCCCCACGGTCGCTATCATGCGAAGCGGCAAGCGCCACCTGTGCGGCACCGCCGAGAAGCAGGGTTGCAGAAAGTCCGGCCAGAAGAAGTTTTTTCCCGTTCATCGCTTTTCCTTTCGTGTCGAGGAATGGGCAAACGATACGGTTGGCGGTCAAAAACGGCCAATTAAACCTCTGTAAGGCGCATGAAACTTTCGTAACCCCGCCTTGGGCGTGTGTTTCCGCATTCCGAACGGAAAACCGCACTTTTCCTGGAAGTGCTCAAATGAACAGTTAAACCAGCGCCTTCAGGAAAGCGGTGAGGTCGTCCGTCACGTAGTCGATGTGGTCGTCTTCGCCGGTCGTTCGTTCCCACCATTCGACGATCGTCGTCTCGAGATTTTGCGGTACGAGAAGCACGGTCTTCATGCCGAGCGCCTTGGGCACGGTGAGATTGCGCGGCAGGTCCTCGAACATGACCGCCTTCTTCGTATCGACGCGATGGAGGCTCATGAACTTGTCATAGGTGCTGCCGGCAGGCTTCGGTACGTAGTCGGCAGCGACGATATCGAAAATGTCGTCGAAGCCGTCGAGGATGCCGAGTGCACCGGCCGTCGTCTGGGCGTGTTTGACGCTGCCGTTGGTGAAGATGAACTTGCGTCCCGGCAACGCCTTGATGGCGGCGGCGAGCTCCGGCTGCGGCGTCAGCGCCGAATAGTCGATCGCATGCGCCTTTTCCAGGAAATCGCTGGGGTCGATGCCATGATGGATCATCAAACCCTGCAGCGTCGTGCCGTGCTCGAGATAATATTGCTTCTGCAGCCTGCGGGCGTCTTCGCGCTCCATCTGCAGCAGGGCCGATACGTAAGCCGTCATGTTCTTGTCGATCTGCGCGAAGAGATCGACATGATGCGGATAAAGCGTGTTGTCGAGATCGAACACCCAATCGCGGATGCCGGCAAAATCTGAAGGTTCGGATAGCGTTTTTGTCTGGTTCATGCCCGTCTTATGGCACGCACGGTCGGCACGGGGGAAGGAAAATATTCATGCTGCTGCATCCCCGGCCATGGGGGGAGATTGCCGTGCGATCCAATGCCGGCTATGATTTTACTATTGATTTCCGGGGTTTTACGCTATTTGCCATGTGAGGGAGAGCTTACGCTCTTTATGGTCGCGGAGGGGAAATCGCCCGACTGGGCTTTTCGGAGGGGATGCGATGGGTCAAGTGGAAAAGGCGCAGGAATTTGCGCGGCTGCACAAGAAGGGCGAGCCGCTGATCCTTTTCAATATTTGGGATGCTGGCTCTGCCAAGGCTGTCACGGAGGCCGGCGCCAAGGCGCTGGCAACGGGGAGCTGGTCGGTCGCTGCCGCCAATGGTTTCGGAGACGGCCAGGCAATTCCGCTATCGCTGCTGGCGGTGACCGCCAGGCTGATTTCGGTGACGAGCCCGTTGCCGCTGTCGGTCGATTTCGAGGGCGGCTATGCCATCGAACCCGAGGAGGTCGCCGCCAATGTTGAAAAGATCATGGATCACGGCGCCATCGGCATCAATTTCGAAGATCAGGTGATCGGCGGTCAGGGTGTTCATCCTATCGAAATGCAGGCGGCCCGCATCCGCGCCATCCGTGAAATGGCCGATCGCCGGGAAATACCCTTGTTCATAAACGCCCGCACCGATCTTTTCCTGCAGGAAAGCGATACGGCGCATCATCAGCTCCTGCTGGATGACGCCTTTCAGCGCGCCGATGCTTTTGCCGAGGCTGGCGCCAGCGGCTTCTTCGCACCGGGCTTGGTCGAGCCGGATCTGATTGGCGCCCTTTGCGAACGTTCGCCACTGCCCGTTAACATCATGGTGCGCCCGACGACCCCGGACAATGAGACCATGGCAAAGCTCGGCGTCAGCCGCATCAGCTATGGGCCGGCTCCCTACCGTTCGGTCATGGGAATGCTGAAAAGCGAGGCCGAAGCGATCTATCGGCCGTCCTGACGGACCTGCCAGCGCTTCGCAATCAACATTTGCAAAGCACCTTTGAGACACTGCAGGCTAGGCTGACTTACGGAACGATCAGCGTGCCCGCGCCGCGCTCCGTGAAGATTTCGAGCAGAACCGAATGTGCCGTCTTGCCGTTGAGGATGACGACGCCCTGAACACCGGCCTTGATGGCGTCGATGCAGGTTTCGACCTTCGGGATCATGCCGCCGGAAATGGTGCCGTCGGCAATCAGGGCATGCGCCTGGGCGACGGAAAGCTCCTTGATGAGCTGGCCCTGCTTGTCGAGGACGCCCGGAACGTCCGTCAGGAAAAGCAGACGCGTTGCGGAAAGCGCACCGGCGATCGCGCCGGCAAAAGTATCGGCGTTGATGTTGTAGGTGGCGCCGTCACGGCCGGGAGCGACCGGGGCGATGACCGGGATCATTTCCGACTTGGCGAGCAGGTCGAGCAGTGTGCGGTCGACTTCGACCACTTCGCCGACGAAGCCGAGATCGAGCACGCGCTCGATGTTCGAATCCGGGTCCTTGATGGTCTTGCGCGCCTTTTCGGCGAAGACCATGTTGCCGTCCTTGCCGCAAAGGCCGATCGCCCATTCGCCGGTCTGGTTGATCAGCGCGACGATTTCCTTGTTGATCGAACCGGCGAGCACCATTTCGACGATCTCGACCGTCTTCTGGTCGGTGACGCGCAGGCCGCCTTCGAACTTCGATTCGATGCCCATCTTCGTCAGCATGGCGCCGATCTGCGGGCCGCCGCCGTGGACGACGATCGGGTTGACGCCCGACTGCTTCAGGAGCGCGATGTCGGCGGCGAAGGCCTTGCCGAGTTCGACATTGCCCATGGCATGGCCACCATATTTCACGACGATGGTCTTGTTTTCGTAACGCTGCATGTAGGGCAGCGCCTGTGCGAGCAGGTTGGCTTGGAGTTCGCTTTGGGCTTCGGACATGGTGCACCCTTCGAAATTGATCGCGGCCTTTTATCTCAAGTTTTTGACGGATGGAATAAAGATGTCTGGAATAGTTGACGCTATATCACATTAGCGTCGCTGAAATTGATGGTGCGAACACGTTTGCCGAAGCGGAGTTTTCTTCTAAAGATAGTGCAGGCGTCGCACCCCGGGGATTTGGATGGCGAGCGAGGAGACGGAAGCGCTGATCGGCCGCATCGCCATGCGCGATCAGAAAGCCTTTGCCGCGCTCTACAAGCGCACCAGTCCGAAACTCCTCGGCGTTTGCCTGCGTATCGTCGGCAACAAGGCGGATGCGGAAGAGGTTTTGCAGGAGGTCTATATCAAGGTCTGGCAGCGGGCCGAACAATTCGCTGTTGCAGAAGGGCCGGCAATGGCCTGGCTGATGACGATCGCGCGCAACCGCGCCATCGATTTCATCCGCGCCCGCAAGCCTGTAGCCGACGAAATAGATAGCGCCTACGATCTCGCCGACCTCGAACCCGGCCCCGAAGAGCAAGCAATCGTGAAGGGAGAGGGAAGGCGGATTGACAGGTGCATGGAAGAGTTGGAAGCTGATCGTGCGCGGGCTGTTCGCAGCGCCTATGTCGAGGGCTTGAGCTACCAGGAGCTCGCCGACCAACACGCTGTGCCACTGAATACTATGCGCACCTGGCTGCGCCGAAGCCTGATTAGACTGAGAGAGTGCATGGACCGATGAGTACGCCCGATCAAAGCAAGGGAGGCCGCTCCCGCGACGAAGTCCTGGCTGGAGAATATGTGCTTGGCGTGCTCTCCCTGGAGGACCGGCAGAAGGTCGAACGCCGTATGCGCAGCGACCGCCAGTTTGCCGCGATCGTCAGCCGCTGGGAGCAGAACCTATCGGAATTCAACGAGGAATACGAAGCGGTAACGCCTGCGGCCGCCGTATTTCCGAAGATCGAAAAGCGGATTTTCGGCGAAGTGGCACTCGGTGCCCATCTCTGGAATTCGTTGATGCTCTGGCGTTCAGTGGCCTTCGGCTCGCTGTTTTTGGCGGCCGGCGTACTCGTCTTTGCAATCACGAATGAAGGCGGCTTGCGAACAACCCCCGGCAAGCAGCTCACCGCGTCTCTTTCCGGCCAGAACAGTCCCTTCAATCTCCTCGCCAATTATGACGTCGCCAACGGGCGCCTGAAAATAACGCCGATTGCCGCCGGCAAGCCGGAAGAAAAATCGCTGGAGCTCTGGCTGATTCGCGGCAGCGATCCCGCCGAGGCGCTGGGCATCCTGCCGCCGACCGGCGATGGCGAAATCGTCCTGTCGCCCGAGCTTCACGCCAAATTGACCGAAGGCGCCATCATCGCCGTCAGCGTCGAGCCCTTTGGCGGCTCGCCGACCGGCAAGCCCACGGGTGACGTGGTCGCCTCCGGCACGATCCATTTGCCCTGAGAAATTTCGATCGTGAAAAACGATCCAAGCTGAAACTGTTTGAAAGCGTGCTCCGTATCTTCTTCCGACCCCGCCCGATCGGGGCAATAGAGAGGAAGAGGAGACGTTATGATCAAGACCGTATTTCGCATTGCTGCCGCAGCCGCAATGTTGTCCGCTGCGAGCAGCCTTGCCTATGCCAAGGACCCGATGGTCGGTGGTGCTGCGATGTATGCCAGCAAAAATATCATCCAGAATGCCGTGAACTCCAAGGACCACACGACGCTGGTTGCAGCCGTGAAGGCGGCCGGTCTCGTCGATACGCTTGAAGGCAAAGGCCCGTTCACCGTATTCGCACCGACGAATGAAGCGTTCAAGCAGCTGCCGGCCGGCACCGTCGAAACGTTGCTGAAGCCCGAGAACAAGGAGAAGCTGGTCAAGATCCTGACCTGCCATGTCGTGGCTGGTGATGACATGGCGGCCGCCATCCAGAAATGGGCAAAGAGCAAAGGCGGCGAATACGATCTGAAAACTGTCGGCGGCTGCACGATCAAGGCTATGGCCAAGGGCAGCAAGCTGACGCTGACCGACGAAGCGGGCGGCACCGCTCACATCACCATCGCCGACGTCAAGCAGTCGAACGGCGTAATCCATGTCGTCGACAAGGTGTTGTTGCCGAAGATGTGATCCTCATCGGCAACAGGGCCGTCGTCTCCTGATACGAGGTCAGGGGCGGCGGCCTCATTGTATCGATGTGGTCTTCAAACCTGGATACCGACCGTCAAGCCAATGGCTTCGCGCAATTCCTGAAGCCCAAGGCCCTTTTCCGAAGACGTCGCAAGAATGCCGGGATAAGCAGCCGGCCGCTTGCGGATTTTTTCGGCGGTATCGGCAAGCAGCTTCGGTATGCCCGCCTCCTTGATTTTGTCGGTCTTGGTCAGCACGATCTGATAGGAAACGGCGGCCTTGTCGAGAAGGTCCAGAACCTCCGCATCGTTCTTCTTGATGCCGTGGCGGCTGTCGATCAGCACATAGACGCGCTTCAGCGTCGTGCGCCCGCGCAGATAGTCGAAGACCAGCTTCGTCCAGGCATCGACCTGATCCTTCGGTGCTTCGGCATAGCCGTAGCCGGGCATGTCGACCAGAGCCATCGGCGGCAGGTCGCCAGCCTCGCCGGAAAAGCCGTCGGGAACGAAATAATTGAGCTCCTGTGTGCGTCCCGGCGTATTCGAGGTACGCGCCAGTCCCTTATGTCCGACCAGGGCATTGATCAGCGACGACTTGCCGACGTTGGAGCGGCCGGCAAAGGCGATTTCCGGCGGCCCTTCCGGCGGCAGAAATTTCATCGACGGCACGCCGCGAATGAAAATCCACGGACGCCCGAAAAGCGGCTTGTCGTCTTTTGTCGTCTGATCTGCCATTTGCTCAGTCTTTTATCTGGTTTGATGGTCTGGCTTCGAGGTTTTGCCCACGAAAGTCAAGTTTTGATCGGCAAACTGGCTTCACGCTGCGAGCTTCGGTGTCGCCGCCAAAGAGTCAAGCAACGGCTAACCGCAACATCTGGCGGGATCTGCTGATCCGCAGCAGGCGGCCGCCTGGGCCTGTTCCGCCAGCCACCGGTCGCGTGGCTTGCAGCTGGCCGCGCGGGGCGTGAGTTCGACATGGACGACATCGTCGCCAACAATAGGAGCCGATGCGCAGTAAAGCTGCATCGGCTGTACCCCGTCGCTCACCTCGAAGGTCAGTCTTGCGGAACCATCGAGCTGCACGTGCTCGGAAATTTTGCGGATGATGGCGGCGAATTTGCCCGACGGCATATGGGTGCGGTTGCCTTCCTCGACATCCCAAAGCTGGATAAAAATCTCCGCCCATGCTTCGGGGTTGGCACCGCAGTCCAAGGCGGAAAACTGTCCGGCTTTGACCTCGGTGACATGATAGCCTGGCCTCACCGGCTGGCCGTCATAGCGGAATACAAGGGGCAGATCGCCGAAAGCGGCCAAGGTGTCAAGCAGATGCCCGAGGCTGATATCCGTAGCTAAGGTCTTGTCGATCGCATTCATTTGAGGTACTCCATATTTCAACATTTCAAGGATTGTTGAAATATGGATGAAGGTCAAGCCCTCGCTTCGTTCGGCGCGCTCTCTCAGGAGACCCGCCTGCAGATCGTCCGCATGCTCGTCGTTGCCGGTCCTGACGGCATGGCTGCCGGCGCGATTGCAGAGAAGCTCGACGTATCGCCCTCGAATGTCTCGTTCCATCTCAAGGAGCTGGATCGTGCAGGTCTCATCAGCCAGCAGCGGGAATCCCGCTCTATCGTCTACACCGCCAATTACGATGTGCTTGGAGGTCTCGTCCGCTTCCTGATGGAAGACTGCTGCGCGGGACATCCGGAGGTCTGCGCGCCGGCAGCGCAAGTCGCTGCCTGCTGTGTGCCAGCTGCGAAAAACGTTCCATGAATAAGCTGATCCGGGGCCTGAAGCCATGACATCTTTTCCGCTTTCGCGCCGCCTTGTCTCTGAGGCCCTGGGCACGGCCGTTCTGGTCGCGACCGTCGTCGGTTCGGGCATCATGGCGGACAGGCTGACGACCGATACGGCGCTTGCGCTGCTTGCCAATACGCTGCCCACCGGGGCGATCCTCGTTGTGCTGATCAGTGTCCTGGGGCCGATATCCGGCGCTCACTTCAACCCGGTCGTATCGCTGGTCTTCACGCTGCGTCGCGAACTGGCCGCGATGCCGGCCCTGGGTTATGTCGTCGCGCAGATTCTTGGAGGGATTGCGGGGACGATCCTCGCGCATTCCATGTTCGAACTACCGCTGCTGCAGGCCTCGACAACCATCCGCAGCGGCGGCGCGCAATGGCTGGCGGAGGTGACGGCCACCTTCGGCCTAATCTTCGTCATCTTCTCCGGCCTGCGCTTTCGCGCCGACGCGGTGGCATGGCTGGTCGGCCTCTACATCACGGCCGCCTACTGGTTCACCGCTTCCACGTCCTTCGCCA comes from Rhizobium tropici CIAT 899 and encodes:
- the truA gene encoding tRNA pseudouridine(38-40) synthase TruA, whose product is MARYKMTVEYDGIPYVGWQRQENGPSVQGAIEGAILSLTGETVSIRGAGRTDSGVHAMGQVMHADLSKEWKVYTLRNALNAHLRLAGNRIAILDIVEVDQSFDARFSAIRRHYLYRIIARRAPLALEAGRAWWVPKDMDHEVMHAAAQTLVGRHDFTTFRSAHCQANSPVRTLDRLDVTRSGELIEIRATAQSFLHNQIRSFAGTLKLAGEGKWTSDDVRAALEAKDRKACGPVAPPDGLYFMQVDYRDGAGLPLAGENADDGEDLS
- the dapE gene encoding succinyl-diaminopimelate desuccinylase; amino-acid sequence: MTVTNPITNLQTLIRCASVTPAEGGTLTALADMLAPLGFKVERMTASEPGTPDIENLYARLGTDGPHLMFAGHTDVVPVGDATSWSHPPFAAEIADGELFGRGAVDMKGGIACFVAAVARHIEKHGKPAGSISFLITGDEEGPAINGTVKLLQWAAERGETWDASLVGEPTNPDRLGDMIKIGRRGSISGTITVHGVQGHAAYPHLADNPVRSIIKLTEALLDPPFDAGTDNFQPSNLEVTTIDVGNTATNVIPAKATAAFNIRFNDTWTADTLKAEIVARLDAAAADQTLRPGRSPAKYDIVWSERPSQVFLTRNNALIASLSAAVENVTAQRPALSTTGGTSDARFIKDYCPVVEFGLVGQTMHMVDERVALSDLETLTEIYQTFIQRWFENAEL
- the dapD gene encoding 2,3,4,5-tetrahydropyridine-2,6-dicarboxylate N-succinyltransferase, translating into MSATDLASLEKSIEAAFDNRDNVNTSTRGEVRDAVETALNLLDSGKVRVAERGADGNWTVNQWLKKAVLLSFRLSDMKIVEGGSGGATWWDKVPSKFEGWGENRFREAGFRAVPNAVVRHSAYIAPNAILMPSFVNLGAHVGEGTMVDTWATVGSCAQIGKHVHLSGGVGIGGVLEPMQAGPTIIEDNCFIGARSEVVEGCIVREGSVLGMGVFIGKSTKIVDRATGEITYGEVPPYSVVVAGALPSGNTMANGQPAPSLYCAVIVKRVDEKTRSKTGINELLRD
- a CDS encoding LOG family protein, encoding MSKGKNGRLRRKDGVWDPLKTSSADKQRAESVPRTPQSMSPSYRLAYADEDFLCREELRPIRLQLELLKTEMSLTERGIKSTVVMFGGARIPAPGTNAWAARNEVQRANLEAASVYYEEARKFARLCSRYSAGFDFHEYVVVTGGGPGVMEAGNRGAAEEGAPSIGLNIVLPHEQAPNAYVTPELSFNFHYFAIRKMHFMVRAKAIAVFPGGFGTLDELFECLTLIQTGRMERLPLILFGEKFWRNIINFEALAEFGTIAPDDVNLISFVDTADEAWKIVADFYEHDNGH
- a CDS encoding EF-hand domain-containing protein gives rise to the protein MNGKKLLLAGLSATLLLGGAAQVALAASHDSDRGDRHHHHGRWHRPHISPEVLYVRMLKEFGNPGDTKLTKDEVKAGVDKIFDQIDVNHDGEITPGEYRAYRQEQMKQWRAEHAKADGDQAQNGQAQGGDQAQSNQAGGNQAQGNQAPADQAQNDNDNDKGGEGNRHYRPHGRFMHEAMIFRFADTDQSGQISKKEAEDAVNKLFDRLDRNHDGVVNLDDMPGRPLL
- a CDS encoding pyrimidine 5'-nucleotidase is translated as MNQTKTLSEPSDFAGIRDWVFDLDNTLYPHHVDLFAQIDKNMTAYVSALLQMEREDARRLQKQYYLEHGTTLQGLMIHHGIDPSDFLEKAHAIDYSALTPQPELAAAIKALPGRKFIFTNGSVKHAQTTAGALGILDGFDDIFDIVAADYVPKPAGSTYDKFMSLHRVDTKKAVMFEDLPRNLTVPKALGMKTVLLVPQNLETTIVEWWERTTGEDDHIDYVTDDLTAFLKALV
- a CDS encoding isocitrate lyase/PEP mutase family protein encodes the protein MGQVEKAQEFARLHKKGEPLILFNIWDAGSAKAVTEAGAKALATGSWSVAAANGFGDGQAIPLSLLAVTARLISVTSPLPLSVDFEGGYAIEPEEVAANVEKIMDHGAIGINFEDQVIGGQGVHPIEMQAARIRAIREMADRREIPLFINARTDLFLQESDTAHHQLLLDDAFQRADAFAEAGASGFFAPGLVEPDLIGALCERSPLPVNIMVRPTTPDNETMAKLGVSRISYGPAPYRSVMGMLKSEAEAIYRPS
- the argB gene encoding acetylglutamate kinase produces the protein MSEAQSELQANLLAQALPYMQRYENKTIVVKYGGHAMGNVELGKAFAADIALLKQSGVNPIVVHGGGPQIGAMLTKMGIESKFEGGLRVTDQKTVEIVEMVLAGSINKEIVALINQTGEWAIGLCGKDGNMVFAEKARKTIKDPDSNIERVLDLGFVGEVVEVDRTLLDLLAKSEMIPVIAPVAPGRDGATYNINADTFAGAIAGALSATRLLFLTDVPGVLDKQGQLIKELSVAQAHALIADGTISGGMIPKVETCIDAIKAGVQGVVILNGKTAHSVLLEIFTERGAGTLIVP
- a CDS encoding sigma-70 family RNA polymerase sigma factor, giving the protein MASEETEALIGRIAMRDQKAFAALYKRTSPKLLGVCLRIVGNKADAEEVLQEVYIKVWQRAEQFAVAEGPAMAWLMTIARNRAIDFIRARKPVADEIDSAYDLADLEPGPEEQAIVKGEGRRIDRCMEELEADRARAVRSAYVEGLSYQELADQHAVPLNTMRTWLRRSLIRLRECMDR
- a CDS encoding anti-sigma factor, translated to MSTPDQSKGGRSRDEVLAGEYVLGVLSLEDRQKVERRMRSDRQFAAIVSRWEQNLSEFNEEYEAVTPAAAVFPKIEKRIFGEVALGAHLWNSLMLWRSVAFGSLFLAAGVLVFAITNEGGLRTTPGKQLTASLSGQNSPFNLLANYDVANGRLKITPIAAGKPEEKSLELWLIRGSDPAEALGILPPTGDGEIVLSPELHAKLTEGAIIAVSVEPFGGSPTGKPTGDVVASGTIHLP
- a CDS encoding fasciclin domain-containing protein, which translates into the protein MIKTVFRIAAAAAMLSAASSLAYAKDPMVGGAAMYASKNIIQNAVNSKDHTTLVAAVKAAGLVDTLEGKGPFTVFAPTNEAFKQLPAGTVETLLKPENKEKLVKILTCHVVAGDDMAAAIQKWAKSKGGEYDLKTVGGCTIKAMAKGSKLTLTDEAGGTAHITIADVKQSNGVIHVVDKVLLPKM